GCGCGCAGCAGCGGGCCGCGCTGGCGGACGGCTGGCCGGCGGTGGATTCGCTGGCAACGGGGACGTTCAGCGCGTTTTCGCCGTACGCGTTTCTGCATCGCCCCAACCTGCAGTGGGTGCCCACAGACGCGCAGCAGCGGGCGGCGCGGGCCAGACTGCCCTATCTTGCCCGAACCCGCTTTACGCACCAGCGTGTGGACTCGCGCAAGCCGGTGTCGTACACGTTCGTGCGCGTGCCCGCCTACTACGCGGCGTTCAACGCGGGCGAGGCGTGGCGCGAGCAGCAGCGCTACGGGCTGGGGTTGATGTGGACGCCGCGCGCCGGCGCCATCCTGCAGTCGCAGACGGGGACGGCGGACGCCGCGTGGGGCACCCGCTCCGCATCGGGCGCGGCGGTGTATGAAGCGCGCGGATTCGTGCCCGAGTTCCGGGTGAACGGGAGCGCCGTGACGGTCACGCCGGGGACGCGCGACCTGCCCGCCGGGCCGCTGTCGGTGCAGTACGCGCTGGGCGCGTTCGGCACGAAGAACGTGGAGTTCACGGACGGCGCCATCCGGGTGCGGGTCCGCCACGTGGAGCCGTTCATCGAATACATCCCGCTGCTGGTTCTGCCGACGGACGTGGTGGAGCAGGGCGCGGGGCGGCTGGCCATCACCCGCGCGGGAACGCGGATTACGGTGACGTGGCCGGCGGCGGTGGCGGGGGAGCTGCGCCGCACGGAGCGGATGACGGGCGCCAAGCAGGTGGCGGTGCTCACCATTCCCGCCAGCGGCGAGCTGGAGTACGCCATCGCGGTGCAGGACGGCGGGCGCGACTGACGGCCGCCGCGGACGGGACCCAACCGGAGCCACGTGAGAAAGATCGACGTACGCGATTTTGAGCGCGCCACGCGCACCACGTCGCGGCGCATCAACCTGCAGATCGCGCTGAACCTGATCCGCGAGCACCAGCCCATTTCCCGCGCCGACCTGGCGCGGCGGATGGACCTGAACCGCGGAACCATGACCGCGCTGGTCAGCGAACTCGTGAGCGACGGCTCCGTGGTGGAGGGGGAAACGACCAGCACCACGCGCGGGCGGCGTCCCAAGATGCTGTTCGTGCGGACGCGCGACCGGCTGGTGCTGGGCATCGACATCCGGTTCAGCCGCACGTACGTGATGGTGAGCGACTTCGCCGGACAGCGCACCGCGCTCGAATCGTTCGAAACGCTCTTTTCCCCGCCGGACCTGGTGAAGGAACTGGGCGTGCGCATCCGCCGCATGCGCGCGCAGTACGACGAGGCCGGGGAGATCGAGGGGATCGGGCTGGTCATCCCCGGGATGGTGGACCAGGCCACGGGGCGGGTGCTGAACGCGCCGCAGCTGGGATGGAAGGACGTGGAGATCCGCGGCTCGCTGGAGGAGGCGACGGGGCTGCCGGTCGTCATCGAAAACGCCTCGGTGGCGTGCGCGCTGGGGCACATGTGGCTGGGGCGGCGGGGCGGCGACAGCGTGGGCGACCTCGTGTACGTGATGGTGAGCGACGGCGTGGGCGTGGGCGTGGTGGCCAACGGCGAGGTGATGCGCGGCTCGGGGAACACCGCCGGCGAGTTCGGCCATCTGCCGGTGGACCTGAACGGCCCGCGCTGCCTGTGCGGCGCGCGCGGATGCTGGGAAACGTACACCTCCAACCTGGCCACGCTGGCGCGCTACCTGGGCCGCGAGTTTTCGCCGGAGACGGCGCGCAACCTGTCGGGGCACCCGGGGCTGACCGTACAGCAGGTGGTGGACCTGGCGCGCGCGGGCGAGGCGCAGGCGCTGAGTGCGGTGCGTGAGACGGGCTACTACCTGGGCGTGGGGCTGGCGGGGATCATTACCGTGGCGAACCCGGCGCGCATCGTGATCGGCGGCGAAATCATCGGCGCGTGGGACCTGATCGAGGGGACCGTGCGGGAGATGGTGGAGGAGCGGGCGCTGACGCCCCAGGCCGCGCGCACGCCCATCATCCCCGAGCCGATGAACGAGTTTCCGCGGCTGCGCGGGGCCGCGGCGCTGGTGGCGGCGCCGTTCTTTGCGGCTCCGCGCGTGGCGTAGGCCACGATCCGCCTGCAGAAGACAACAGCAGAGCCTGGTGGGTGAGGTTGGCGCGACGGGCGGAGTCCAGGGCGGCCCCCACCCGGGCTCGTACTACTCGCCCACCCTCCCCCAAAAAAGACTGGGGGAGGGTTGTTGGGGCGGATGGTTCGGTGCGGGTCGGTGAGTTCCGGGCGTGAGCCGGTTCTGTTGAGCGAATGAATCCGCCGCTCGGACAGCGGGAACCCCCGACACGGCGCTATTCGCGCCCCGTTCGGGGCTTCAACTGCATGGTCATGCGCGTCGAGGTCGCCATCCGCAGTCCGCGGAGGCGGACTTCGCGTTTTTCGAGGCGCGGTTTCAACCGCCGGGCGGAAGCCGCCGACCCGCGCCGCGGTTGGCCCGGCGCTGGGGTCTCCCTTTCTCCGCGGAGCGGGGGAGAGGGCCGGGGAGAGGGGGCCTCTCCGAACGCGCGGCACCCTCCGGAACGAGCTGAGTTGCGTCTCCCCTCTCCGCGCTTCTGCTTCGGCCGGGAGGGGAGCGGGGAGGGGCCGGGAGCGGCCTCACAGCCCGGCGACGCGCCGAACCATCCGGCCCGCGCCGAACCCGCCGACGCGCTGAGGTCTCCCCCTCTCCCGCTTGCGGGAGAGGGGGCCGGGGGGTGAGGGCTGCCCGCGGCCGCGCGGAGTCGTCCGAAGCCCATCCGTCACCCATCCCCACGTGCCGTGCGCTGTTGCACCGGGGAAAGTTCGCGCTGTTCGATCGTGACTCTTGCGAAACGGGACAGAATCCCCATTTTGCTGGAAGATGAAACAAATGCGATTTCGAGACCTCGGAACCGCGCGCGGCAGGGCGGGGCGCTACGCCGCGCACCATCACCAGAACGGATCGTCAGGCATCAGGATGACAGAAGTATTCGTGCAGGGAAGCGAGCGGGAGTGGCAGGAACTCGGCGACGGCGTACGGCGCCAGATCCTGGGCCACGACGGGGAACTGATGATGGTGCGCGTGCAGTTCATCCAGGGCGCCATCGGCACCGCGCACCAGCACCCGCACCGCCAGGCCACGCTGGTGGAAAGCGGCCGGTTCGAGGTCGCGATCGGCGGCGAGGTGCGTGTACTGGGCGCGGGCGATGGCTTCATCGTGCCGCCGGACGTGGTGCACGGCGTCATGGCGCTGGAGGCCGGCGTGCTGGTGGACGTCTTTACCCCCGCGCGCGCGGATTTCCTTTCGCCGCAGTCGTAGCGGCATCCTTTCTCGCAAACGGGACGGAGTGCGGATGAGCGGCATGTTCAGGCTGGACGGGCGCCGGGCCGTGGTGACCGGCGCCGGGGCGGGGCTGGGGCGTGGAATGGCGATCGGCCTGGCCGCGGCGGGGGCGGACGTGGTGTGCGTGGACCGCGACGCGGAAGGCGTGCACACCACCGCCGCCGCCATCCGCGACGCGGGATCGCAGGCGTGGGCGCTCACCGCGGACCTGTCTGACCGCGACGC
The sequence above is a segment of the Longimicrobium terrae genome. Coding sequences within it:
- a CDS encoding ROK family protein — protein: MRKIDVRDFERATRTTSRRINLQIALNLIREHQPISRADLARRMDLNRGTMTALVSELVSDGSVVEGETTSTTRGRRPKMLFVRTRDRLVLGIDIRFSRTYVMVSDFAGQRTALESFETLFSPPDLVKELGVRIRRMRAQYDEAGEIEGIGLVIPGMVDQATGRVLNAPQLGWKDVEIRGSLEEATGLPVVIENASVACALGHMWLGRRGGDSVGDLVYVMVSDGVGVGVVANGEVMRGSGNTAGEFGHLPVDLNGPRCLCGARGCWETYTSNLATLARYLGREFSPETARNLSGHPGLTVQQVVDLARAGEAQALSAVRETGYYLGVGLAGIITVANPARIVIGGEIIGAWDLIEGTVREMVEERALTPQAARTPIIPEPMNEFPRLRGAAALVAAPFFAAPRVA
- a CDS encoding cupin domain-containing protein → MTEVFVQGSEREWQELGDGVRRQILGHDGELMMVRVQFIQGAIGTAHQHPHRQATLVESGRFEVAIGGEVRVLGAGDGFIVPPDVVHGVMALEAGVLVDVFTPARADFLSPQS